From Opisthocomus hoazin isolate bOpiHoa1 chromosome 28, bOpiHoa1.hap1, whole genome shotgun sequence, the proteins below share one genomic window:
- the TACR1 gene encoding substance-P receptor produces MDNALPLEAELEHQWLLNTSLNESFANQFVQPPWQVALWAVAYALIVVVSVVGNVVVMWIILAHKRMRTVTNYFLVNLAFAEASMSAFNTVVNFTYAIHNEWYYGLLYCKFHNFFPIAAVFASIYSMTAIALDRYMAIIHPLQPRLSATATKVVIGVIWLLAFLLAFPQGYYSVMEELPGRLVCLVEWPEHSTNVYGKTYHFCMTILIYFLPLLVIGCAYTVVGITLWASEIPGDNSDRYHEQVSAKRKVVKMMIIVVCTFALCWLPYHIYFTLQYFSPEWYLQKFIQQVYLAIMWLAMSSTMYNPIIYCCLNDRFRVGFKHAFRWCPFVSAGEYEGLEMKSARYLQTQSSMYKVSRIETTVSSAIGVAEEELEESSKAKRLSVDMTSNGSSRSDSKTVSESLSFYSNTLS; encoded by the exons ATGGATAACGCTCTGCCGCTGGAAGCGGAGCTGGAGCACCAGTGGCTGCTCAACACCTCCCTGAACGAGTCCTTTGCAAACCAGTTCGTGCAGCCCCCGTGGCAAGTGGCCCTGTGGGCTGTCGCCTACGCCCTCATCGTGGTGGTGTCGGTGGTGGGGAACGTGGTGGTGATGTGGATCATCCTGGCTCACAAGAGGATGCGCACCGTCACCAACTATTTCTTGGTCAACCTGGCTTTCGCCGAAGCCTCCATGTCCGCCTTCAACACGGTGGTGAACTTCACCTACGCCATCCACAACGAGTGGTACTACGGGCTGCTCTACTGCAAGTTTCACAACTTCTTCCCCATCGCCGCCGTCTTCGCCAGCATCTACTCCATGACAGCCATCGCCCTGGACAG GTACATGGCCATCATCCACCCGCTGCAACCCCGACTCTCAGCCACCGCCACCAAGGTGGTCATCGGCGTCATCTGGCTCCTGGCTTTCCTGCTGGCTTTCCCCCAGGGTTACTACTCGGTGATGGAGGAGCTGCCGGGCCGGCTGGTGTGTCTGGTGGAGTGGCCGGAGCACAGCACCAACGTGTACGGAAAAAC GTATCACTTCTGCATGACCATCCTGATCTACTTCTTGCCGCTCCTGGTGATAGGATGTGCCTACACCGTGGTCGGCATCACCCTCTGGGCAAGCGAAATACCTGGGGACAACTCAGACCGCTACCACGAGCAAGTGTCGGCTAAGCGGAAG GTAGTGAAGATGATGATCATCGTGGTATGCACCTTTGCCCTGTGCTGGCTGCCCTACCACATCTACTTCACCCTGCAGTATTTCAGCCCTGAGTGGTACCTGCAGAAGTTCATCCAGCAGGTCTACCTGGCTATCATGTGGCTGGCCATGAGCTCCACCATGTACAACCCCATCATCTACTGCTGCCTCAACGACAG GTTTCGCGTGGGGTTCAAACACGCATTTCGGTGGTGCCCGTTCGTCAGCGCCGGTGAGTACGAGGGCCTGGAAATGAAGTCAGCCAGGTACCTGCAGACACAGAGCAGCATGTACAAGGTCAGCCGGATAGAGACCACCGTGTCCTCGGCGATTGGCGTGgctgaggaggagctggaggagagcagcaaGGCCAAGCGTCTCTCTGTAGACATGACCTCCAACGGCTCCTCCCGCAGCGACTCCAaaacagtctctgaaagcttgagCTTCTACTCCAACACGCTCAGCTAA